A DNA window from Arachis hypogaea cultivar Tifrunner chromosome 18, arahy.Tifrunner.gnm2.J5K5, whole genome shotgun sequence contains the following coding sequences:
- the LOC112769132 gene encoding RING-H2 finger protein ATL60-like has translation MSTKSDSGNVLNNSDAIVISGKIMVAVVVLLSLVFVFVFMLHLYSKFSMWRVQQETSIPSPQIRRHRRHRRHRHLVFASAEDAILHGTQNVGLDPSILKSIPVLVFQPHEFKEDLECAVCISELVEGEKFRALPRCNHGFHVDCIDMWFQSHSTCPLCRTLVTGKLSKLNNSTPSVRENVTENSESSSEAENSADVNTNDESSNFPTHVLVWGDQTQFSHTTEDPHCSSSSGSCSSSSESGSDSCTSSSSNGRNNNGVLVIDIPNDEVIPEDDDEMKSSSPMVARLRSIKRLLSRDKKSTSPCIPNSFDVEQA, from the coding sequence atGAGtacaaaatctgattcaggcaaTGTATTGAATAATTCTGATGCAATTGTGATCTCTGGGAAGATCATGGTTGCAGTAGTGGTATTGCTGTCATTGGTGTTTGTTTTTGTCTTTATGCTTCATCTCTATTCCAAGTTTTCAATGTGGCGTGTTCAGCAAGAAACCTCCATTCCTTCACCACAAATCCGCCGTCACCGCCGCCACCGCCGCCATCGCCACCTTGTATTCGCCTCTGCCGAAGACGCTATCCTCCATGGAACTCAAAATGTTGGGCTTGACCCTTCAATTCTTAAGTCCATACCTGTGTTGGTGTTCCAACCCCATGAATTCAAAGAGGATTTAGAATGTGCTGTTTGCATATCTGAGCTTGTTGAAGGTGAAAAGTTTAGAGCTTTGCCACGTTGCAATCATGGGTTCCATGTTGATTGCATTGACATGTGGTTCCAATCACATTCTACTTGTCCCCTTTGTAGGACACTAGTTACTGGAAAACTCTCTAAGCTAAATAATAGCACTCCAAGTGTTCGAGAGAATGTCACAGAGAACAGTGAGTCATCATCAGAGGCTGAAAACTCTGCTGATGTGAATACCAATGATGAGTCTTCAAATTTTCCCACACATGTGTTGGTTTGGGGTGATCAAACACAATTTTCACACACTACTGAGGATCCACATTGCTCATCATCATCTGGTTCATGTTCTTCAAGCAGTGAGAGTGGAAGTGATAGTTGCACTAGTAGCAGCAGCAATGGAAGAAACAATAATGGAGTGTTGGTGATTGATATACCAAATGATGAGGTCATTcctgaagatgatgatgagatGAAATCATCATCACCAATGGTAGCAAGATTGAGGTCAATCAAGAGGCTTCTAAGTAGGGACAAAAAGTCAACTAGTCCTTGTATTCCCAATTCTTTTGATGTGGAACAAGCATAG
- the LOC112768982 gene encoding uncharacterized protein gives MMNSDESHPRYEENHHYDDYGFYLQEDFSQFLEEARQYGKEAKLKSCSSSLVHPEESRGKFKENKKGKKSWKNSLVSWLKSENKNKSTKSNAYYSSEKHHGHVSGPITQNKNIDEGKQWSSTSYYSGPLTSFFKGTKRKESEIPYMSLHQGNHANSHNYGPLYLVT, from the exons ATGATGAACTCTGATGAATCACATCCAAGATATGAAGAAAATCATCACTATGATGACTATGGATTTTATCTACAAGAAGATTTTTCTcag TTCTTGGAGGAAGCAAGACAATATGGGAAGGAAGCAAAACTGAAGAGTTGTTCATCATCATTAGTGCACCCTGAAGAATCAAGAGGAAAATTCAAAGagaataagaagggaaagaaatcatggaagaattCATTGGTTTCATGGTTGAAATctgagaataaaaataaaagtactaagtCAAATGCTTATTATAGTAGTGAAAAGCATCATGGGCATGTTTCTGGTCCAAtaacacaaaacaaaaacattGATGAAGGGAAGCAATGGAGTTCAACATCTTATTATTCTGGCCCATTAACAAGTTTCTTTAAAGGCACAAAGAGAAAGGAGAGTGAGATACCTTATATGTCACTTCACCAAGGAAACCATGCTAATTCACATAACTATGGTCCCCTTTATTTGGTTACTTGA
- the LOC112771103 gene encoding ubiquitin-conjugating enzyme E2 34 — MAEKSCIKRLQKEYRALCKEPVSHVVARPSPNDILEWHYVLEGSEGTPFAGGYYYGKIKFPPEYPYKPPGISMTTPNGRFMTQKKICLSMSDFHPESWNPMWSVSSILTGLLSFMMDNSPTTGSVNTTTAEKQRLAKSSLSFNCKNATFRKMFPEYVEKYNQEQQLSEQVPPEQASSEAAPNDTSPKVLLEKNLDSTEEGTKRVEQLKVVKKNGKQPFPAWMMLLLFSIFGVVMALPLLQL; from the exons ATGGCAGAAAAGTCATGTATCAAGCGCCTTCAAAAGGAATACAGAGCTCTTTGTAAA GAGCCAGTGTCCCATGTTGTAGCTCGCCCATCACCAAATGATATTCTTGAATGGC ATTATGTGTTGGAGGGAAGCGAAGGAACACCTTTTGCAG GTGGATATTACTACGGAAAAATCAAATTTCCTCCGGAATATCCATATAAGCCTCCTGGAATCAG CATGACTACACCTAACGGACGGTTCATGACGCAGAAAAAGATTTGTTTGTCTATGAGTGATT TTCATCCTGAAAGTTGGAATCCTATGTGGTCTGTTTCAAG CATACTCACAGGGCTTCTTTCATTCATG ATGGACAACAGCCCAACCACCGGCAGTGTAAACACCACCACCGCCGAGAAGCAGCGTTTAGCAAAATCTTCCCTTTCTTTCAATTGCAAGAA CGCAACATTCAGGAAAATGTTCCCTGAGTATGTGGAGAAGTACAACCAGGAGCAGCAGCTTTCTGAACAAGTTCCTCCCGAGCAGGCATCATCAGAGGCAGCGCCTAATGACACAAGTCCAAAGGTTCTTTTGGAGAAGAATTTGGATTCTACGGAAGAAGGAACGAAAAGAGTAGAACAGTTGAAGGTTGTAAAGAAAAACGGAAAGCAACCATTCCCAGCATGGATGATGTTATTACTATTCTCCATCTTTGGGGTTGTAATGGCATTACCATTGCTTCAGCTCTGA
- the LOC112771522 gene encoding uncharacterized protein has product MAENSRETRRRRRILDQGSDRLAFITGRIQTLPTQPQPDSSSRSGHPTTTFTTTTLPYDEAEKKSDSIMLNHNSVVVPSHEADASVSGSQTPLHEHEPKSAISGVPTSQDEHVQPSQDLPPDIIDTEQLSRQMPQMGESKLRITPSEISSAIDASRFTRLLCSVVVAVLVVASYLGFSLMSSKLIKSITSFRPLYLVLVTDLSIVAARVLSGKQRGFRRSNGREYRTPSDGDQYAQLARTLELGLVMKNAMDAVFIDCAVYAIIVVCGISLFQT; this is encoded by the exons ATGGCAGAGAACAGCAGAGAAACCCGAAGACGAAGAAGGATCCTCGATCAAGGATCCGACCGCCTCGCCTTCATTACGGGTCGGATCCAAACCCTCCCAACTCAGCCACAACCCGATTCTTCATCTCGTTCCGGTCATCCAACCACTACCTTTACTACCACAA CTTTGCCTTATGACGAGGCAGAGAAGAAATCAGATTCTATTATGTTAAATCACAATTCGGTTGTTGTTCCTTCACACGAAGCCGATGCAAGTGTCAGTGGAAGCCAAACACCATTGCATGAACACGAGCCCAAAAGTGCAATTTCAGGTGTCCCTACATCTCAAGATGAGCATGTTCAGCCATCTCAAGATTTGCCTCCTGATATCATAGACACCGAGCAACTGTCACGACAAATGCCACAGATGGGAGAATCTAAACTTCGGATCACCCCAAGTGAAATAAGTTCTGCCATTGATGCCTCAAGGTTTACCCGCCTTCTTTGTTCTGTCGTTGTGGCTGTACTTGTAGTTGCTTcttatctaggattttctctgATGAGTAGCAAGTTGATTAAGAGTATAACAAGCTTTAGGCCACTGTACTTAGTTTTGGTAACTGATTTGTCGATTGTGGCTGCACGTGTTCTTTCTGGCAAGCAAAGAGGTTTCCGAAGGTCTAACGGGAGAGAGTATAGAACTCCTTCTGATGGAGATCAATACGCACAGCTAGCTAGGACATTGGAATTAGGCTTGGTTATGAAGAACGCTATGGATGCTGTGTTCATTGATTGTGCTGTTTATGCAATCATTGTCGTATGCGGCATTTCTCTTTTCCAAACATAA